Below is a window of Chloroflexia bacterium SDU3-3 DNA.
GAACAGGCTCTTGGCCGCCTGCGCGTCGGCCCCGCCGATGATCGCGCCCAGCCCCGCCGCCGCCGCGATCAGGGCCGCCGTCTTGCGGCTGATCATGGCCAAATAGTCGCCCTCGGTGATGCTGCGGTTGCCCTCGAAGCTGATGTCGAGGAACTGGCCCTCGCAGATTGTCAGGATGGTCTCGTCGAAGCGGCGCAGCACCTCCAGCACCACCTCGGCGGGCACGCCGTTGGCCGCCAGCCGATGCACCGCCAGGTGGGCCACCACGAACATGCCGTCGCCGGTGTTGATGCCCTGGGCCAGGCCCCAGAGCTTCCACACGGTCGGCCTGCCGCGCCGCGTGTCGCTGTTGTCCTCGATGTCGTCGTGGATGAGCGTGAAGTCGTGCAGCAGCTGGATGCCAGCCGCCAGCGGCAGGGCTTTGGCCGCGCTGCCGCCCACCGCCTCGCAGGCCAGCATGGCCAGCTGGGGCCGCAGCAGCTTGCCGGGGTCGCAGCTGGCCTCGCCCAGCTGCTCATCGCGCCAGCCAAGCTGGTAGTGCTGCATGTGGTAGAACTGCGCCACCCGATCCTCGGCGAGGGGGAATGCTGCGCGCATTGCATCTTGAATGGGTATGCGAGGGTCTGCTGTTGTCATCGTTCATCCTACTACAAGCGATAGATGGGGGTTTGGGTGGCCTGAGAGCCACGGTGCTTGCGACGGTATCCTACAAAGAGCATACCACAGTTTGTCATAGAGCTGATATATCCGGGGTATGTGATTCGATCGTACCTTTGATGATCCTTGTGCGGTGATTGAGCACACGATGCCGGTAGCCTGTGGCGGGTGCAGTGCGCTGATGTTGCGACGGCGGCTATGGCAAGAGAGGGGTGGACATAACGTGCGAGCGGCGAGGCGATTGGCGCGGTCAGGCGTCGGTATGGCGCGTAGTAATCTTCCAGTAATCTTATGTAACCACGCAGTAATCCAAAACGCTTGTTGCGTGCGTCCCTGGCTAGTACACTACACGTGCGGATCGCGAACACAGGAACTTTGCCCAGTAGCACGGTTTACGAACAAACAGGCGTTAGGTAAGTTAATGGATCTCGCTGGTCGGCGATCTCCGCGAGTGGATGACACGACCGGCACACACGCTATCTGAAAGGAGTCCACTCCCATGCCGCTCAACATGCGCTTTCGCTTCAGCCCCTCCAAGGATGGCCTTGTCAAGGTTCTTGGCCCACTCGAGACCGACATCATGCAGATCGTGTGGCAGGATGAGCGCAGCACGGTCAAGAAGGTGCACCGCAAGCTCTCGCAGCAGCGCGATATCGCCTACACCACGGTGATGACCACCATGAGCCGCCTGTCCGAGAAGGGCGTGCTTTACCGCCACCGCGAGGGCCTGGCCTATGTCTACACCCCCGCGATCTCCGAGGATGACTTTGTCACCATGGTGGTGCAGCAGGTGCTCGATGGCCTGATGGAGGACTACAGCGAGACCGCGATCGACTACATGATCGACTACCTGGCCCGCAGCAACCCCAACGAGCTGCGCCGGCTCCAGCGCCTGCTTCAGACCCGCGTCGCCGCCTGAATGGCGAGCGAAGCTGAGGCGAAGCCTGCAGCCGATCGCGATGCGTAGCGATGCCCCTGCAGCACTCGATGGCCCGACCACCGAGCGCTGCAGGGGCATTGCTATGCCAGCTTCAGGGTCGGCTCGTCCACATGCACGATCTCGCCCCACAGGTCGTACTCGGTGGGCTTGGTGACGCGCACCGTCACAAAGCTGCCCACGGGGGCGCTGCCCCACGCGAACACCTGGCCATCTACCTCGGGCGCATCGCGGAACGAGCGCCCCACCACCACCGGCTCGCCCTTGTCGGTGCTGCCAGCGCCCTCCACCAGCATGGCGATCTCGCGGCCCGCCCAGCGCGCGTTGCGCTGGATGGAGACGCCCTGCTGCAGCTGCATCACCTGGTGCCAGCGCCGCTCGATGGTGTTCGGGCGCACATGGTCGGGCAGGGTGGCGGCGTGGGTGCCTGGCTCATCCGAGAAGCGGAACACGCCCACGCGGTCGAGCTGGGTCTCCTCCAAGAAGTCGAGCAGCGACTGCAGCTCCTCGCGCGTCTCGCCGGGGAAGCCGACGATGAAGGTCGAGCGGATGGCGAAGTCGGGCATGGCGGCGCGCAGGTCGCGGATGATGCCCCTGGTGCGGTCGGTGTCCGGCGGGCGGCGCATGCGGCGCAGCATGTCGGGGTGGGCGTGCTGCAGCGGCATGTCCAGGTACTTGCAGATCTGCGGGCGCGCGGCCATGGTCTCGATCAGGCGCTCGGTGATGCCGTGCGGGTAGGCGTACATCAGGCGGATCCAGGTGCTCTCGGGCACCACCTGGCACAGCTCATCCAGCAGGGTGGCCAGGCCATCCTTCAGCTTCAGGTCGCGGCCATAGTCGGTCAGGTGCTGGGCCACCAGCACGATCTCGCGCACGCCCTGGGCCACCAGCTCCTGGGCCTCGCCCAGGATGGCCCCCATGGATTTGGAGCGCATGTCGCCCTTGAACGAGGGGATGGTGCAGAACGCGCAGCGCAGGTTGCAGCCGTCGGAGATCTTCAGGTAGGCCGAGGGGCCGCCCACGTGCCGCCGGATGGGCGTGGTGCGCCAGTCGGCGTAGTCGCCGGGCACCAGCAGGCTTTCGGCGTGGGCCAGCGGCGGCTCGGGCGCGGGCTGGGGCGCGGGTGCGCTGGCCAGGCCCAGCGGGATGAAGTCGACCATGCCGGTGCGACCGGCGGTGGGCTTTTTGGTGCCCACCACGTCGCCGATCTTCATCCACTCGCGGGTGCCGAGCACGGCATCCACGCCGGGGATCGCGCCCACCATGTCGCCGTGGCTCTCGGCCATGCAGCCAGCGGCGATCAGCTTCTGGCCGGCGCGCTTCTCGCTGGCCATGCCGCGCAGCACCTGTACGGTCTCGTCGCGGGCGGCGGCGATGAACGAGCAGGTGTTGACGATCACGATATCGGCGTCGGCGCTGGTCTCGACTGGGGTGTGGCCCTGGGAGGATAGGATGCCGCCCATGCCCTCGCTATCGACGCTATTTTTGGGGCAGCCAAGGGTGATAATGTGAAATTTCATCGGTAGTTGTTGAATTGCAGCGGCAC
It encodes the following:
- the rimO gene encoding 30S ribosomal protein S12 methylthiotransferase RimO, giving the protein MKFHIITLGCPKNSVDSEGMGGILSSQGHTPVETSADADIVIVNTCSFIAAARDETVQVLRGMASEKRAGQKLIAAGCMAESHGDMVGAIPGVDAVLGTREWMKIGDVVGTKKPTAGRTGMVDFIPLGLASAPAPQPAPEPPLAHAESLLVPGDYADWRTTPIRRHVGGPSAYLKISDGCNLRCAFCTIPSFKGDMRSKSMGAILGEAQELVAQGVREIVLVAQHLTDYGRDLKLKDGLATLLDELCQVVPESTWIRLMYAYPHGITERLIETMAARPQICKYLDMPLQHAHPDMLRRMRRPPDTDRTRGIIRDLRAAMPDFAIRSTFIVGFPGETREELQSLLDFLEETQLDRVGVFRFSDEPGTHAATLPDHVRPNTIERRWHQVMQLQQGVSIQRNARWAGREIAMLVEGAGSTDKGEPVVVGRSFRDAPEVDGQVFAWGSAPVGSFVTVRVTKPTEYDLWGEIVHVDEPTLKLA
- a CDS encoding BlaI/MecI/CopY family transcriptional regulator, producing MPLNMRFRFSPSKDGLVKVLGPLETDIMQIVWQDERSTVKKVHRKLSQQRDIAYTTVMTTMSRLSEKGVLYRHREGLAYVYTPAISEDDFVTMVVQQVLDGLMEDYSETAIDYMIDYLARSNPNELRRLQRLLQTRVAA
- a CDS encoding polyprenyl synthetase family protein, with the translated sequence MTTADPRIPIQDAMRAAFPLAEDRVAQFYHMQHYQLGWRDEQLGEASCDPGKLLRPQLAMLACEAVGGSAAKALPLAAGIQLLHDFTLIHDDIEDNSDTRRGRPTVWKLWGLAQGINTGDGMFVVAHLAVHRLAANGVPAEVVLEVLRRFDETILTICEGQFLDISFEGNRSITEGDYLAMISRKTAALIAAAAGLGAIIGGADAQAAKSLFDFGEHLGLAFQIQDDVLGIWGLPEQTGKPLAADIYRRKLSLPIIRALATADAREELAALYARPELSEVEVLRALAILDQAGARGYTEGVAAHHHRQALAALDAVGGESAALRHIRAITEGLLGRSK